A genomic stretch from Sphingobacterium sp. ML3W includes:
- a CDS encoding RagB/SusD family nutrient uptake outer membrane protein, producing the protein MKSRYILCALLTACLLQSCEKSLQETPKTVISPDEFFKNPSSYESAVTGIYADFPLYVVYTHEMITDLYATPSASAEQALPIYNNQPTADYYNAGGAWNTPYAVIKNANFILEYLPNAPLDDSKKAQLIAEASFLRGYAFFNLVQLFGDVPLPLKIPQDYNSLRLPRTGQAQVYEQVLKDLLYAEQNLPDKAAQQGRVDKSVATAVLARVYLTMAGNPLKQTHYYKDALQKATAVINSGKYKLMDDYAQVFHNTKYTSESIWEKLYEPGRGSNFLNGSSNTSPGYNPTLVPSNNFMASFSKGDRRFSWGVISNYVKPDKKVLDRPFFQKFVDTASINRGDLPSQASIPYSVPIIRLAEMYLIAAESENAINGPANAYSYINTIRKRARIDKNDPTQVPDLSGLSKEQFQQAVWREFDWELHEEGQSWTIMKRTNTFDRIQKQRGASLNVPVGPYNQTWLIPTTEVTNNNIPQNPLYK; encoded by the coding sequence ATGAAATCGAGATATATCCTTTGTGCCCTGTTGACTGCATGTCTGCTACAGAGCTGTGAAAAATCCTTACAAGAGACGCCGAAGACGGTGATTTCACCAGATGAATTTTTTAAGAACCCGAGTAGCTATGAATCGGCAGTTACAGGTATCTACGCTGATTTTCCACTATATGTCGTGTATACGCATGAGATGATTACCGACCTCTATGCAACACCTTCTGCATCAGCCGAACAAGCCTTGCCAATTTATAATAACCAACCTACAGCAGATTATTATAATGCAGGTGGTGCATGGAATACACCCTATGCAGTGATTAAGAATGCTAATTTTATTTTGGAATACCTTCCTAATGCACCATTGGATGATAGTAAAAAGGCGCAATTAATTGCCGAGGCCAGCTTCTTGCGCGGGTATGCTTTCTTTAATCTGGTACAATTGTTTGGCGATGTGCCGTTACCATTGAAGATTCCTCAGGATTACAACAGTCTAAGATTGCCCCGAACTGGACAGGCTCAGGTTTACGAACAGGTGTTAAAAGATTTACTGTACGCTGAGCAGAATCTTCCTGACAAAGCCGCACAGCAAGGACGTGTGGATAAGAGCGTAGCCACAGCGGTTTTGGCTCGCGTATACCTGACCATGGCCGGCAATCCGCTCAAGCAGACCCATTATTATAAAGATGCGCTGCAAAAAGCTACCGCGGTGATCAACTCCGGAAAATACAAATTGATGGATGACTATGCACAGGTATTTCACAATACGAAGTATACCAGTGAATCCATTTGGGAGAAGTTATATGAACCAGGTCGTGGTTCCAATTTCTTGAACGGCTCATCCAATACTTCTCCTGGCTATAATCCGACCCTTGTTCCATCAAACAATTTTATGGCGAGTTTTTCAAAAGGTGATCGTCGTTTTTCCTGGGGGGTCATTAGCAACTATGTCAAGCCTGATAAAAAGGTTCTGGACCGCCCGTTTTTTCAGAAATTTGTAGATACCGCCTCTATCAATCGAGGAGATTTGCCCTCACAGGCAAGTATTCCGTATTCTGTTCCCATTATCCGATTGGCCGAGATGTATCTGATCGCTGCTGAATCCGAAAATGCAATCAATGGTCCCGCAAATGCCTATAGCTATATTAATACTATTCGTAAAAGAGCACGTATAGATAAAAATGATCCCACACAGGTACCTGATTTGAGTGGATTATCCAAGGAACAATTCCAACAGGCAGTTTGGAGAGAGTTTGATTGGGAATTGCATGAGGAGGGACAGTCTTGGACGATAATGAAGCGAACTAATACATTTGACCGTATTCAGAAACAACGTGGTGCCTCGCTGAACGTTCCGGTCGGACCATACAATCAGACCTGGCTTATTCCGACCACCGAAGTGACTAACAATAATATACCACAGAATCCCTTATATAAATAA
- a CDS encoding PDZ domain-containing protein gives MKIKPSLVPKLLFIGLSCAPIFTTQAQQSGTIKRVYISTKGSDQNPGTVTRPFATAEAALKAVEKSKQGKATTGIEIIFTGGTYYLDKPIQLSAAFSGTKKQPLRIKAADGKQVILSGAKPLDLKWEQGEKGIWKTKIPAGMSFQSLYANDAHLVRARYPNYDASVLPFQGYAADALSPERVATWKNPTGGIVHALHSGRWGGFHYRITGKDGASKVKLGGGEQNNRPSPMHETYRYVENIVEELDTAQEWYLDEQTATLYYMPSKGKDPNQLKFEAPQLENLITIAGSASNPVQDIEVSGIRFMHTAATFMKTAEPLLRSDWTIYRQGAVKIEGAENCVIRANDFIELGGNAVFVNNYNRGVKISGNRIEQIGASAINFVGDPEAVRSPAFRYEKFVPLSQMDTVKGPKSNNYPMDCEASDNLIHTIGLIEKQVAGVQVSMAESLRILHNTIYNVPRAGINVGDGTWGGHEIAYNDVFSTVLETSDHGAFNSWGRDRFWHPDRNKMDQLTAAQPNLILMDAVKTTKIHDNRFRCDHGWDIDLDDGSSNYEIYNNLCLSGGLKLREGFYRKVYNNVMLNNGFHPHVWFQNSHDVFRNNIVMHAHQDIQVKYWGDEVDYNIYARQEDLQKDQAKGIEKHGRVVAMNFVAPTLGDFRLKNWKNQGFKNFDMLHFGVTSKRLKSLATSPEIPQLIQKDTKEQGVKWAWKGGNFKSVETLGEQSAAGLPSIAGVLVLQLDENSTIYKSGLRVGDVILNYQGEKIDKLTDLQQAIKKYVHADQPKVVLFRNQQQQELDLQL, from the coding sequence ATGAAGATAAAACCAAGTCTAGTTCCCAAATTATTGTTTATTGGTCTGAGCTGTGCACCTATTTTTACAACACAAGCGCAACAGTCCGGTACGATCAAGCGTGTTTACATCAGTACAAAGGGCAGTGACCAAAATCCGGGAACAGTAACGCGTCCTTTTGCTACAGCCGAAGCGGCTTTAAAAGCCGTTGAAAAATCCAAACAGGGAAAAGCGACAACAGGTATTGAAATTATCTTTACCGGCGGCACCTATTATCTGGACAAACCGATTCAATTATCGGCGGCATTTTCAGGTACAAAAAAGCAACCTTTGCGTATCAAAGCAGCAGACGGAAAGCAAGTCATCCTCAGCGGAGCCAAACCTCTTGATTTGAAATGGGAACAAGGAGAAAAAGGCATATGGAAAACTAAAATCCCCGCAGGAATGAGTTTCCAAAGCCTTTATGCAAACGATGCACATCTCGTGAGGGCGCGTTATCCAAATTATGATGCATCCGTACTACCTTTTCAGGGCTATGCTGCTGATGCATTAAGTCCGGAGCGTGTTGCGACCTGGAAAAATCCAACAGGAGGTATTGTCCATGCTTTACATTCGGGTCGTTGGGGTGGATTCCATTATCGTATTACCGGAAAAGATGGAGCATCAAAGGTTAAACTTGGAGGTGGTGAGCAAAATAACCGACCAAGTCCAATGCATGAAACCTATCGCTATGTCGAGAATATAGTTGAAGAACTTGACACCGCGCAAGAGTGGTATTTGGATGAGCAGACAGCGACCCTATATTATATGCCATCCAAAGGTAAGGATCCCAATCAATTGAAATTTGAGGCGCCGCAGTTGGAAAATTTGATTACGATTGCTGGATCTGCCAGCAATCCAGTGCAGGATATCGAAGTCAGCGGTATCCGCTTTATGCATACGGCAGCTACTTTTATGAAAACGGCCGAGCCACTATTGCGTAGTGACTGGACCATCTATCGTCAAGGAGCGGTGAAGATCGAAGGTGCTGAAAACTGTGTTATTCGTGCCAATGATTTTATCGAATTGGGAGGAAATGCAGTCTTCGTTAACAATTACAACCGTGGCGTTAAAATCAGTGGCAACCGTATTGAACAGATCGGTGCCAGTGCCATCAACTTTGTGGGCGATCCTGAGGCAGTACGCTCACCCGCTTTTCGCTATGAGAAATTTGTTCCACTCAGTCAGATGGATACCGTTAAGGGGCCTAAAAGTAATAATTACCCCATGGATTGTGAAGCCAGTGACAATTTGATTCACACTATCGGATTGATCGAAAAACAGGTCGCCGGTGTGCAGGTCTCCATGGCTGAGTCTTTACGTATTTTGCACAATACCATTTACAATGTACCCCGTGCTGGTATCAATGTTGGCGATGGTACCTGGGGCGGTCATGAGATCGCTTACAATGATGTCTTTAGCACGGTACTGGAGACCAGCGACCACGGCGCGTTTAACTCTTGGGGACGTGATCGTTTTTGGCATCCTGATCGAAACAAGATGGATCAGCTGACAGCGGCTCAGCCAAACTTGATCTTAATGGATGCGGTCAAAACAACCAAAATTCACGATAACCGTTTTCGCTGTGACCACGGTTGGGATATTGATTTGGATGATGGATCTTCCAACTATGAAATCTACAACAATCTCTGTTTAAGCGGTGGATTAAAATTGCGGGAGGGCTTTTACCGCAAAGTATATAATAATGTGATGCTCAACAATGGTTTCCATCCACATGTCTGGTTCCAAAATAGCCACGATGTCTTTCGCAATAATATTGTGATGCATGCTCATCAAGATATTCAGGTGAAGTACTGGGGAGATGAGGTGGACTACAATATTTATGCACGGCAAGAAGATCTTCAAAAAGATCAGGCTAAAGGTATAGAAAAACATGGTCGTGTTGTTGCAATGAATTTTGTTGCACCTACTCTTGGCGATTTCCGATTGAAGAACTGGAAAAACCAAGGTTTTAAAAATTTTGATATGCTGCATTTCGGTGTGACCAGCAAAAGACTGAAAAGTCTTGCTACCAGTCCGGAGATACCACAGCTGATCCAAAAAGACACAAAAGAACAGGGCGTGAAGTGGGCTTGGAAAGGTGGAAACTTTAAATCTGTTGAAACATTGGGCGAACAGTCAGCCGCTGGACTTCCATCGATTGCCGGTGTGTTGGTTCTTCAATTGGATGAAAATAGCACAATCTATAAGAGCGGTTTACGGGTAGGGGATGTTATCCTCAACTATCAAGGTGAGAAAATCGATAAGTTAACAGATTTGCAGCAAGCTATTAAAAAATATGTGCATGCCGATCAACCTAAGGTTGTCCTTTTTAGAAACCAACAACAGCAGGAGTTGGATTTGCAACTTTAG
- a CDS encoding MgtC/SapB family protein, whose protein sequence is MNFIDDIHPILFSIIVGGIIGLEREYQLKSAGLRTMILVTLGSCMFTMLSLSLGGPGSPDRIAANIITGIGFVGAGVIFKEENRVSGLTTAVTIWICASLGMTIGAGYYKEATISSIAVFLMLIVFKYIQNIIDRISMRYTYEITLPYDERALAKYEEIFRQHHLKAKRGKQIRRGGKYTVIWYVQGTTQNHENCAKLLFNDLTIDEFKF, encoded by the coding sequence ATGAATTTTATTGACGACATCCATCCCATCTTATTTTCCATTATTGTAGGTGGTATTATTGGACTCGAGCGGGAGTATCAGCTGAAATCTGCTGGATTAAGAACCATGATATTGGTTACATTGGGGTCCTGTATGTTTACTATGCTCTCGTTGAGTCTGGGTGGACCAGGGAGTCCCGACCGTATCGCCGCCAATATTATCACCGGAATAGGTTTTGTAGGCGCAGGTGTCATCTTTAAGGAAGAAAACCGTGTATCGGGGCTCACTACGGCAGTCACCATATGGATCTGTGCCTCTCTGGGCATGACCATTGGCGCAGGCTATTACAAAGAAGCAACGATTAGTTCCATTGCAGTGTTTTTAATGTTGATTGTCTTTAAATACATTCAGAATATTATCGATCGGATCAGCATGCGCTATACCTATGAGATTACCCTTCCTTATGATGAGAGAGCGTTAGCAAAATATGAAGAGATCTTCAGGCAACATCATTTAAAAGCAAAACGTGGTAAACAGATCCGACGTGGTGGAAAATATACCGTCATCTGGTATGTACAGGGCACTACCCAGAATCATGAAAATTGTGCAAAGCTACTTTTCAACGACCTGACAATTGACGAGTTTAAATTCTAA
- a CDS encoding DNRLRE domain-containing protein yields MRKSIILISIGLLGLLSCKKTDRLVANDVLKAKALVNGMTLGATYYVDPSGSDDSIGTSAGAAWKTLAKINASVFSPGDRILFKSGAVWNDTLHIKSSGASGAAIVLDKYDGETRPIINGGGKRNGSNTLYLNKVSYVEVNNLELTNMVPSGTSYAATGIRVNGGTDIAVKNCYIHHVNAAFDNQPNFQKATGGIIIDGTVSNVLVQSCHIANSSVTGIRTTGTATNVLFDDNLLEYIYGDGIIMAGATGGCKITHNTVYKACMNTTNYNYAGIWTVKSKNTVVAYNEVYGLTGGGANDGMAFDADGYDANSPTNGDVFEYNYSHDNNGGFMLFMYNSQNITVRYNVSVNDIGTSGKKKLFLFNGSTNRNHQIYNNVFYIKNPGGTIFHSAPYGTYSNNIFYVAPSATGLALARNDAGNSIPLTNQTRFNNNNFYPGNIFTAFNWGTSVQSNSFYTDPAFLNPVAGTGFDIAKGYDVDPNSLVRNAGILITGNGGKDFVGNVLPAGNPDVGAFQHAVVSLAGSSLADAYVRNGTYAGVNYGTSPDLIVKSDAVSYARKSYVKFDIAAVTRPKVSLAVLKMYVSGVNTAPQRAINIYTTGTSSWLENTINWNNAPMDTVSAGKIVVSGDGLQSIDVTNAINRLLTGTDRKVSFLFLNTGAVSSTNDMSFSSKEAAANKPVLELQY; encoded by the coding sequence ATGAGAAAATCTATTATCCTGATTTCAATTGGCCTGCTAGGCTTGTTAAGTTGCAAGAAAACCGACAGGCTCGTTGCAAATGATGTACTTAAAGCAAAGGCTCTTGTCAATGGCATGACATTGGGGGCTACCTACTATGTAGACCCTTCCGGTAGCGATGACAGTATTGGTACAAGTGCCGGAGCGGCATGGAAGACCCTAGCCAAAATTAATGCTTCTGTGTTCAGTCCTGGAGATCGGATCCTTTTCAAGAGTGGTGCCGTATGGAATGATACCCTGCATATCAAAAGTTCTGGAGCCAGTGGAGCGGCTATTGTGCTCGACAAATACGATGGTGAGACACGGCCCATTATCAATGGTGGCGGGAAAAGAAATGGTTCCAATACGCTATATTTAAATAAGGTATCATATGTCGAAGTTAATAATCTGGAATTGACCAATATGGTGCCAAGCGGAACCAGTTATGCAGCAACCGGAATCAGGGTAAATGGTGGTACTGACATTGCTGTAAAGAACTGTTACATCCACCATGTAAATGCTGCGTTTGATAATCAGCCGAATTTTCAAAAAGCTACCGGCGGTATTATTATTGATGGCACCGTAAGCAATGTATTGGTGCAAAGCTGCCATATTGCTAATTCCTCAGTCACCGGTATACGCACTACCGGAACAGCAACCAATGTACTGTTTGACGATAATCTGCTGGAATATATCTATGGCGATGGCATTATCATGGCCGGAGCGACGGGAGGTTGCAAGATTACTCATAATACGGTCTATAAAGCCTGTATGAATACAACCAATTATAACTATGCAGGTATCTGGACCGTAAAGAGCAAGAATACCGTAGTCGCCTATAATGAGGTCTATGGGCTGACCGGTGGAGGCGCCAATGATGGTATGGCCTTCGACGCTGATGGCTATGATGCCAATTCCCCGACTAATGGTGATGTTTTTGAATATAATTATTCGCATGACAACAACGGCGGCTTTATGCTGTTTATGTACAATTCGCAGAATATTACAGTACGTTATAATGTCAGTGTCAATGATATCGGAACTAGTGGTAAGAAAAAACTGTTTCTTTTTAATGGTAGTACAAACCGCAATCACCAGATTTATAATAATGTGTTCTACATTAAGAATCCAGGGGGGACTATCTTCCATAGTGCTCCGTATGGTACCTACTCAAATAATATTTTTTATGTAGCACCATCGGCTACAGGTTTGGCTCTAGCCAGAAACGATGCCGGCAATTCGATTCCATTGACAAATCAGACAAGGTTCAACAACAATAATTTTTACCCCGGCAATATATTTACCGCGTTCAACTGGGGAACCTCGGTGCAGAGTAATAGCTTTTATACAGATCCCGCGTTCTTAAATCCAGTTGCAGGAACGGGCTTTGATATTGCCAAGGGCTATGATGTGGATCCCAATTCACTGGTCCGCAATGCGGGGATACTTATCACTGGCAATGGCGGAAAAGATTTTGTAGGCAATGTTTTACCTGCGGGTAATCCAGATGTCGGTGCGTTTCAACATGCTGTAGTTTCACTAGCAGGCAGTAGTCTTGCCGATGCCTATGTGCGCAATGGTACTTATGCTGGTGTCAATTATGGGACATCGCCGGATCTGATCGTAAAATCTGATGCGGTATCTTATGCCCGCAAATCATATGTAAAATTTGATATCGCTGCTGTTACGCGACCGAAGGTAAGTTTGGCGGTCTTAAAAATGTATGTCAGTGGGGTCAACACGGCACCACAGCGTGCAATCAATATCTATACGACGGGTACCAGTTCCTGGCTGGAAAATACCATCAATTGGAATAATGCACCAATGGATACAGTATCGGCTGGGAAGATTGTTGTTTCGGGGGACGGTCTTCAGAGCATTGACGTGACGAATGCCATTAATAGACTGCTCACGGGTACCGATCGTAAAGTATCATTTCTATTTCTCAATACAGGTGCTGTTTCCTCTACAAATGACATGTCGTTTAGCAGTAAAGAAGCTGCGGCAAACAAACCGGTCCTGGAACTTCAATATTAG
- a CDS encoding TonB-dependent receptor plug domain-containing protein has product MLKSTYIFFLSVFFLTSVAQAQTSFSGYVKDAFGKAIESATITVVGTNLSTSTDIDGFYKLKIDSKQNLKIEVTSVGYITQTILLKSNETYKDFQLKNDEHMLETVHVKGQTENQKKVNEIKRSGFNVSVVDMNRYANQTANVSQILRTAPGVTFREDGGLGSNFVFRINGLAAKIYIDGVPMDDFGSAMSLNNIPVNLVDRIEIYKGVVPAFLGSDALGGAVNIITKQRNRHFLDLSYSYGSFNTHQASLVGMYTNPKNKLSVRTNAFYNYSDNDYKMYTEEKYGIVFEKVVNNKFVPIDVVRRFNDRYYSSMAQVEIGLRDKSWADQFFVGLTYSGNNKQNQLGATINKPYGGDWRESAYIMPTLSYKKQNFIIDRLYADIYANYGFDITRNRDTAQYNYEWTGNPISNPNGQNRRKEIYNKQNTNSVLGRINLNYDFDESRNHSLNLNYNVSTNYRKTFDEIANNSTSGLPKNMVKHIAGLAWQSQWLDKRLVTNIAIKYYGIDTDQQVDQRKFGDNNELLSGAIITQSKYLGYKGYSLASRYRIFKDGGVKFSAERAYNMPEMIAIYGDDQNYVSNWDLKPERSDNLNTGFYYNTFFNENHFINLDVSGFYRLAKDYQNVRIVTQDERDKFQYYNIPGVKIYGGSFEFRYGYKDIITAALNGSYDRAIDNQKFTNETSQEVSLSYGYQIPNRPWTYGNLDLGFAQNDWFSKGSRTQFNWTTQYTKWFYLSDSHLGSLASKNYIPTQIVHSLLVSYSWNRNRYNISGEARNIFDERAYDNFRLQKPGRAFYVKFRISIL; this is encoded by the coding sequence ATGCTCAAGTCAACCTACATTTTTTTCCTCTCGGTATTTTTCCTTACCTCCGTTGCGCAAGCTCAAACATCCTTTTCAGGGTATGTGAAAGATGCCTTCGGAAAAGCGATCGAAAGCGCCACCATTACCGTTGTCGGCACCAACCTCAGCACATCGACTGATATAGATGGTTTTTACAAATTAAAAATAGATTCTAAACAGAACCTTAAAATTGAGGTGACCTCTGTTGGTTACATTACGCAAACTATCCTATTGAAAAGTAATGAAACGTACAAAGACTTTCAGCTCAAAAATGATGAACATATGCTGGAAACTGTCCATGTAAAAGGGCAAACGGAAAACCAAAAAAAAGTCAACGAAATAAAAAGATCAGGATTCAATGTGAGTGTTGTTGACATGAACCGATATGCCAACCAAACCGCCAATGTGAGCCAAATTCTTCGTACAGCTCCCGGCGTGACCTTTCGGGAAGACGGTGGACTAGGCTCTAATTTTGTCTTCCGTATTAACGGTCTTGCTGCCAAGATCTATATAGACGGTGTTCCGATGGATGATTTTGGGTCTGCCATGTCCTTAAATAATATCCCGGTCAATTTGGTCGATCGAATAGAAATCTATAAAGGGGTTGTTCCCGCATTTTTAGGATCGGATGCCCTCGGGGGAGCCGTCAACATCATTACCAAACAACGGAATAGACATTTCCTTGATCTCAGCTATAGTTATGGCTCCTTCAATACCCACCAGGCATCTTTAGTTGGTATGTATACCAATCCTAAAAATAAACTATCTGTCCGGACAAATGCTTTCTACAACTATTCGGACAATGACTACAAAATGTATACAGAGGAAAAGTACGGTATCGTTTTTGAAAAAGTAGTAAATAATAAATTCGTACCTATTGATGTGGTGAGACGCTTCAATGACCGCTATTATTCGTCTATGGCCCAAGTTGAGATAGGCCTACGCGACAAAAGCTGGGCCGATCAGTTTTTCGTTGGTCTGACTTATTCCGGAAATAATAAACAAAATCAACTCGGCGCCACGATCAACAAACCTTATGGTGGCGACTGGCGAGAATCAGCTTACATCATGCCTACCCTGAGCTATAAAAAGCAAAATTTCATTATTGACAGATTATATGCTGATATCTACGCAAACTATGGCTTTGACATCACCCGCAACAGAGATACTGCCCAATATAACTATGAATGGACCGGCAATCCGATCAGCAACCCAAATGGTCAGAACAGACGAAAGGAGATCTATAACAAACAGAACACCAATAGTGTACTTGGAAGGATAAATCTAAACTATGACTTCGACGAAAGTCGCAACCATAGTTTGAACCTCAACTACAATGTCAGTACCAATTACCGTAAAACTTTTGATGAAATAGCAAACAATAGTACCTCAGGTTTGCCCAAAAACATGGTTAAGCATATCGCAGGACTAGCCTGGCAGAGTCAATGGTTGGATAAACGATTGGTCACCAATATTGCGATCAAATACTACGGCATAGATACCGATCAACAGGTTGATCAGCGTAAATTCGGCGATAACAATGAATTATTGAGTGGTGCAATTATCACACAATCAAAATATCTAGGTTATAAAGGTTATAGCCTCGCTTCCCGTTACAGGATCTTCAAAGATGGCGGGGTTAAATTCTCTGCCGAGCGAGCTTATAATATGCCCGAAATGATTGCCATTTATGGTGATGATCAAAATTATGTTTCAAATTGGGATCTCAAGCCTGAGCGCAGTGATAACCTCAACACGGGTTTTTATTATAATACATTTTTTAATGAAAACCATTTTATAAATCTCGACGTTTCGGGGTTCTACCGCTTGGCAAAAGATTATCAAAATGTACGTATCGTCACCCAAGATGAACGCGACAAATTTCAGTACTACAATATTCCGGGGGTAAAAATATATGGTGGAAGTTTCGAATTTCGCTACGGCTATAAAGATATCATCACAGCCGCATTAAATGGAAGTTATGATAGAGCCATCGATAATCAGAAATTTACCAACGAAACCAGTCAGGAAGTTAGCTTGTCTTATGGCTATCAAATACCCAACCGTCCTTGGACATACGGTAATCTAGATCTTGGTTTTGCTCAAAATGACTGGTTCAGCAAAGGGAGCCGTACACAGTTTAACTGGACGACCCAGTATACCAAATGGTTTTATTTAAGCGATAGCCATCTTGGTTCACTCGCTTCCAAAAATTATATTCCTACCCAAATTGTTCACTCCTTGTTAGTGAGCTATTCATGGAACCGCAACCGATATAATATTTCAGGTGAGGCCCGCAACATCTTTGATGAACGCGCTTATGACAACTTTCGTCTCCAAAAGCCCGGAAGAGCATTTTACGTAAAATTTAGAATATCAATATTATAA